The window TACCGACTCCAGGTTCATCATGTGGCGCATCACCGGGTAATCGTCGGCAATGCCGTTTGCGCCCAGGATGTCACGCGCCATGCGTGCACACTCCAGGGCCATCCATACGTTGTTCCGTTTGGCCATGGAGATGTGCTGGTGCCCAACTTTATTTGCATCCTTGAGGCGGCCCACTTGCAGGGCCAGAAGCTGCGCTTTGGTGATCTCGCTGATCATCCATGCCAGCTTCTCCTGGACAAGCTGATGAGATGCAATTGGCTGGTCACGGAACTGCTTGCGCACCTGGGAATATTGCAGCGCCGTGTCATAGCAGGACATGGCCGCGCCAATCGCGCCCCAGGCAATGCCATACCGCGCCTGGTTCAGGCAGCCCAGCGGGGATTTCAGGCCGTCGGAACCGGGAAGAAGATTTTCCAGCGGCACGCGAACGTCTTGCAGTGACAACCCGGAGGTGACCGAAGCGCGCAGCGACCACTTGCCGTGAACGTCAGAAGCCTTGAAGCCGGGGCGGTTGGTTTCGACCAGAAAGCCCTTGATGCGGTCCTTATGCTCTTCAGACTTGGCCCATACGATGGCGATATCGGCGATGGAGCCTGAGGTGATCCACATTTTTTCGCCGTTCAGGACGTACTCATTGCCGGACTTCACGGCGCGTGTGCGCATGCCGCTGGGGTTGGAGCCGAAATCGGGCTCGGTGAGGCCGAAGCAGCCAAGCTTTTCTCCACGGGCCATGGCGGGCAGCCACTTTTCTTTTTGCGCGTCACTGCCATAGGCGTAAATCGGATACATGCAGAGCGCGGACTGGACGCTGACGAAGGAACGCACGCCGCTGTCGCCACGTTCCAGCTCCTGCATGACCAGGCCGTATTCCACGTTGCCCATTCCAGCGCAGCCATAACCTTTCAGGCTGGCTCCAAAAAAGCCGAGATCGGCCATGGGCTTGACCAGTTCGCGCGGGAAGCGGCCTTCACGGTTGCACTCTTCAATGATCGGTATGAGATTTTCTTCGATGAAGCGGCGCGCGGTGTCACGCACCAGACGCTCGTCGTCGGTGAGCAGGGAATCAAACTCGATGAAATCCACGCCCTTGAACTTAAAAACGGGCATATTCTCCTCTTTTGGATGGGGCCGATGTATCGCCGGGCAAGCGGGAACACTTACAGCAAGCAAAACCCGCTCAGGGCAGACTTCCAAAGCTAGCAGAGGCAAACGGGCACGGTCAAACTACATTCATGTCGCTGCGCTCCAAACCGCTTAACACCATCAACCAACGGTGATATCTTCTGCGCCAGCGGCATTGGGCTCGGCGCGCAAGCCGGCCTCGCCCTTTCTGGAGGAGGACAAAAGTGAAAACAAACGCCGTCCGACTGCTCGAAACCCTGGGTGTGCAGTACGAACTGCGCGAATATGACGTTGACCCCGACGATCTGGCGGCGGAGACCGTGGCGGCCAAGATCGGAATGCCGCCGGAGCAGGTCTTTAAGACACTGCTGGCGCGCGGCGATCGCCATTCTCTCTGCTTTGCCGTGATTCCGGCCAACACGGAGCTCGATCTGAAGGCTCTGGCCGCAGCCACGGGAGACCGCAAAATGGAACTTGTCCCGGTCAAAGAGCTGCTGGCGCTCACAGGATATATTCGCGGCGGCGTGACGGTGCTGGGCGCGAAAAAAGCCTTTCCGGTATTTGCCGACGAAACCATCCAGTTGTGGGACTCCATTTCTATCTCCGCCGGTGTTCGCGGCACCCAGATGATTCTGCGGCCGGAAGACTACGTGCGCGCGACCCAAGCCGTGATGGCCGACATTGCGCGCGGAAAGTGACTCAGGGTTCATTCCAGCAAGAGCCTAGGGGCTTTGAAAAGTTGAAAACTTTTGCACCATCGAGCAGCCACCGCATACTCTTCTCTGAATTAATCTTCCTAATTTCTCTTTAATCGTTTTGTAAGGTAAGCACCTTATATATACTGTTTGGTCGCCCATCCCCCCACTATGGGGTTCCGGCGTTTCCGGGACCCCTTAGGAGTCATCCATGGCCGCAGAACTGAATGAAACTGTCTGGATCACCTTGATGCACGAGATGCAAAGCTTTGTCCGGCAAAACCTTGAACAGCCGCAGGTCCAGGCTGAGCTTCGTCACCTGATTGGCCCGCAAACGCCCAAGCGCGGCGGCTACCGCCAGGAAGATAAAACTGACCTGATCCGCACCTTTGAACTGCTGGCCCCCGGTCTGCTCGTGGATTTCCTTGAGGCCAACAAGGAGATCATCAACAAATACGCGCTGCGCATCTGGGCAGCCGAGCGCGAAGGCATGTTCGACGTGCACGCCAAGGTCTCCTAAAACTCACTTTAAGCTGGCCGATTGCGATGTCTTTACCAGTCGTTGCGGATCATATCCGGCAGCGCGCGCCTGCTCGACGGCCTGCTGGTAATCGGCTTCAGTCATCCGCGGCGTTCGGCTTAGTATCCATAGATACTTGCGGCCCGGCTCCCCCACAACAGCCCAGCGGTATTCCGGATCAAGCCCAATGATCCAGTAGTCTCCATAGAACGGCCAGAAAAAAGTTACCTTGAGCCGGGCATTTGAGCGATCAACCACTTTAGCTATGCCGCTGGCTTTTTTTGTAGCTCCATCACTCTTGCGGCAGGTGTTGACGACTCCCACTTTGCCATTGGGTTTAAGTTCATATTCGGCCGTGGTATCTGAGGCGCATTCCCTCTGGAACCGGTTGGGATAGCGCGCAATCTCGTACCACCTTCCGATGTAGCGTTTCAGGTCAACGGTGCTCACGCTGGTGAGCGGAGCAGGTTTGGGACCTTCCCAGGCCGGGACCCGCAAAGACGCTGCACAAACCGACGCAATCACGGTAATCATCGACATCCGCATACTTCTATTCCTTGTCTTACAAGAAAGCGTCGTACAAAAATGTGTCTTGCAAGAACGTGTCTTAAAAAATGGTGTGTGATGTCAGATATGATGCGCCGGGAACGGCCGCGATCGCCGGGCCATCTAAAATCCTGCGGCTAACCGCTTTCCGCCGTCGATAACCACCAGCCTTTGCCTTCGCACCAGCAGGTTGTATCCGGCTTGGTGTTGCGTCGCAACGACCGGACGCTCCTTAAGTCACCGCGCTTAAACGCCTCCGCCAGCTTCTTTGCTGTCTCTTCATCGCGCGCGCCCTGGCAGTTGATAAACATCACCGGCATCAGGAACCTTGCGCTGTAGCCGTCAGGAGGAACGCGCGTAATCAGCAGCATTCCGCCTGCGCCCGGAGTTCCGCCGGGACCATCGGGCGTGAGAGGAAACAGAAGACGTCCGCCGGGAAGCAGCGCATCCAGCCAGATATCCAGCGGCGCGGTTGCGCCCGCGTTCACGTATATAAGGTTGCATTCTGGCAACGTGCCTTCCGCGCCGGACCGCTGGTAGACCGTCACGTTCTCCATGTCCGCCAGGTTCGCCTTGGCCAGCTCCGTCAGTGCCGGCTCAATCTCATAGGCAAGAACTTTTCCCTGCGACTCGACCAGCCGCGCCAGTATCGCCGTGTAATATCCGGTACCCGCTCCAATATGGATGGCCGTTTCACCCGGCTGCGGATTCAACGCGGAAAGACTCACCGCGTGTAGCACCGGCTGGCCATTATTGATCTTGCTGGCCTCAGAGAGCGCCACAGTCACGTCCTGGTAAAGAAACGCCGGATCGTCGGTTGGCGTGGTGATGTATCCCGTGCTGGTAAAAATCTTCCACGGCCCGGGACCAAGAAAGCGCTCACGGGGCGTGGCGGCAAAGGCCTCAGAGAGGCGTCCAGCGGGCAGGCCTGCTTGCGCCGTAATCAGGCCGGCAAAGAACGCTCTATGCGCTTCCAGACGTTCCACGTTTCTCTCCTTCTGCGGGCGTTTGTTTGTCCGCGTCTTTATCCGCGTCTTTCTTACTGCGCTTTACGATCACCGGGACAGCCGACTCCATCACGCTGAAGCTGCCCTGCAGCCATTGCCGAACTTCAGCAAACGCGTCTTTCCATTCCCCGGCGCTCTTCAGCCGATAAGCTTTCTGTCCGTCCTTCAGGGTCTTCACTTCCATTTCAGCGGGGACCATTCGCTTCAATGTAGTGTGAATCGACGCCAGCGGGTTGGCCTTGTAATCCTCAAAGGGGAAACCCATGCGCTTGAGCGCGTCGCGGATCTCAACCGGGGTAAACCATGCGTCTTTTGCGGAGCCAGTGGCCGACGTTTCAGACTGGCTCTCTTCGGCCTCTCGTCCGGCTACTCCTGTGCGGTTTTTTGTCTGGTCTTTTCCGGCGCTTCCTTTTTCCGTCTCTTGCCGCAAAGCCTGCGCAAAGCCTGTCGCGCCCGTGTAGCACGCCCGGATCGCCGTGGAAAGCCCGGCCGGACGCTTTTCAATGCGTTCAAAGATGGGCTCATAGCGAGCGATCTGTTCTGCGGGAATCATGTTCATGGTCGCCCGGACCAGGTCAGAGAGGCGCGAGATTTCGCGGATCGATTCGTCCCGTTTTTCGATCCATTTCTGCCGCTCTTCCATCAGGTCGAGCAGCATCTGCATGTAATTGATAGTCACAAGGTTACTGTAAGACAAATGTCTAACACATTGCAAACGGAAACTACTATCGAAATACCAAGGCGCGGAGCATTTTGCTCTTCTCCCCCCGACTGTCTCGCTGCCGCGATACCCGCGCTTCACATAGCACTGTCAATACTGCCAGCCCTGTGAATACTGGCAGCTCCTTTATCTCCGCCAGAGAAGTACTTTAAAGCTTGGATTTCACCATGAGAGTGAAATGGGCTGAAATCCCATCGCGCGGAGTGGGACTTGCAGCCCGGGATTCCAAAAGGGGGCCTCTGTGAAAGCTCGCATATTCTTTTTCATCTCTATCATTTTCTTGCTTGGGCTTGCGGCCGTCTCACAAACAACCACTACTCCATCTCCAAGCTTTGCTATTACCAGCTTCGCCATGCAGGGGCCAGACCTGCACCTTGCTGACAATGCCGCGTTGCCCGGCGGCAAGGAGTTTGCGCAGCCACTGGACATAACGCAAGAAAGCTCATCGCGCAGGGACCAGCCGTTCGTTCTTAGCCGGGATGCGAACGGGGAGCCGTGCATACCGCAGCAATCTTCCTGGTTCTCCATCAGGCTAAAGATCACCACAGCGCCGGCGGGACGGAAAAATTGCCCACTTGATGCCGGTGGCAAGTTCCGGTTGTTTGCCAAGGTTGCTGCCAGTCCTTATACATTGGCCACAGCCGGAGCGCTCGCAGGCTGGTCGCAATGGCAGAACCACGATCCTGAATGGGGCCAGGGAGCCGATGCCTATGGCCAGCGTTTTGCCGCGTCCTACGCTGACAATGTGGCCAAAGCCTTCTTTAACAAATTCGCCTATCCGGTAATCTTCCGGCAGGACCCGCGCTATTTCCGTAAAGGTCAAAACGCCACCACCGGCCAGCGTCTCGGCCACGCCGTCGGCAATACGTTCGTGGGCAACACCGATTCAGGCCACCACATGCCGAATTTGTCGCTGTGGGCTGGGACCGCCAGCACCGTGGCCCTGGAGAACCTCTATCATCCCGGAAACGACCGGGGATTCAACCCCGCTGCCAAACGGTTTGGCGAGAGCATCGGTGTATCCATGGGATTCGACGTGCTGAGGGAATTCTGGCCGGACATCTCGCGCAAGCTGCACCTGCAAAAGAACCCGGCTCCGGTCGGGATAAGCGAGAAATAGTAAGCCACGCGAGGGGATTGGGGTTTCTGATCACGCGCGATGACCAGGCCCCCAATCTCCTTTGTGTTCCTTCGTGCCCTTTATGGTAAAGCTCTGGGTTTCTCGATTTCGGCGATAACCCACCCTCTCTCTTTATTCCCAACCTCTCCTCTGTGTAGATCAGTGGTCAGAGTTTCCTGTTTTCCAATGCCGGCGATGACCGGGATCCTCCCAGAAAGCCCGGTCTTGGCTTTCAGGGGTGGGATGACGTGCGATGTCGGCGACCCCAGGCGCATCCCCCGGAAACATGTGATTTTCCGACCACTCCCTCTCCCACTGTCACCCTGAGCGAAGCGCCTTAGTAATTCATCCTGCGCATTGATCTTGAGCGCGAAGTCGAAGTTGAGCCGCATTGCGGGCGTCTGAGCCCGCAGGCGAAATCCCGAGCGTAGCCGAGGGAGCTCCGAAGGGCCCCGAGATTGTGTCCTCTGCTACGGCGACTCAGGGAGTTCTACCGACAATGCGTCCGTTCTGGCGCTTCAAGATCAAAGCTTCTTCGTGCAGCCCCGCCGCGCGGACGCCCTAGCGGGCCTCCGTATCGCGTGGGTTCGGTTGGCCTACGGACTCTTAAGCTGTTTACATAAAACTTCAGCATAGCGCCTCAAATCGCGCTGCAAAGTGTGGGGAGACCCTGGGTGGTAATGGATATGCTTTAGGCCTCCGATATCGAACGGAATTTTCGCGGTGTCCTGAGTGAGAAGTAGGACTTTCTTTCCGAGGGCGTGCGC is drawn from Terriglobia bacterium and contains these coding sequences:
- a CDS encoding acyl-CoA dehydrogenase family protein, translating into MPVFKFKGVDFIEFDSLLTDDERLVRDTARRFIEENLIPIIEECNREGRFPRELVKPMADLGFFGASLKGYGCAGMGNVEYGLVMQELERGDSGVRSFVSVQSALCMYPIYAYGSDAQKEKWLPAMARGEKLGCFGLTEPDFGSNPSGMRTRAVKSGNEYVLNGEKMWITSGSIADIAIVWAKSEEHKDRIKGFLVETNRPGFKASDVHGKWSLRASVTSGLSLQDVRVPLENLLPGSDGLKSPLGCLNQARYGIAWGAIGAAMSCYDTALQYSQVRKQFRDQPIASHQLVQEKLAWMISEITKAQLLALQVGRLKDANKVGHQHISMAKRNNVWMALECARMARDILGANGIADDYPVMRHMMNLESVKTYEGTHDIHALIIGENVTGISAF
- the ybaK gene encoding Cys-tRNA(Pro) deacylase — encoded protein: MKTNAVRLLETLGVQYELREYDVDPDDLAAETVAAKIGMPPEQVFKTLLARGDRHSLCFAVIPANTELDLKALAAATGDRKMELVPVKELLALTGYIRGGVTVLGAKKAFPVFADETIQLWDSISISAGVRGTQMILRPEDYVRATQAVMADIARGK
- a CDS encoding lipocalin family protein; amino-acid sequence: MRMSMITVIASVCAASLRVPAWEGPKPAPLTSVSTVDLKRYIGRWYEIARYPNRFQRECASDTTAEYELKPNGKVGVVNTCRKSDGATKKASGIAKVVDRSNARLKVTFFWPFYGDYWIIGLDPEYRWAVVGEPGRKYLWILSRTPRMTEADYQQAVEQARAAGYDPQRLVKTSQSASLK
- a CDS encoding protein-L-isoaspartate(D-aspartate) O-methyltransferase; the protein is MERLEAHRAFFAGLITAQAGLPAGRLSEAFAATPRERFLGPGPWKIFTSTGYITTPTDDPAFLYQDVTVALSEASKINNGQPVLHAVSLSALNPQPGETAIHIGAGTGYYTAILARLVESQGKVLAYEIEPALTELAKANLADMENVTVYQRSGAEGTLPECNLIYVNAGATAPLDIWLDALLPGGRLLFPLTPDGPGGTPGAGGMLLITRVPPDGYSARFLMPVMFINCQGARDEETAKKLAEAFKRGDLRSVRSLRRNTKPDTTCWCEGKGWWLSTAESG